In a genomic window of Vibrio gigantis:
- a CDS encoding ABC transporter ATP-binding protein, whose amino-acid sequence MTKRQFIAHYLRMNRTSYLLAIVFIFLVNWLQVEIPRYIQLAIDLIDDASSTGHQQLQTYVWIVVGMSVAMVVVRILSRIYALNPGRITEAALKTTLLQKLNRLPSSFHERFASGRLISIINNDLGGIRLMFGVGFLQFFNALLALSLTPLYMWRISPELTLYSIIPISIAFVIFRVGFKRMKTLHLEHMKRLQNLSAQLMSYLSGIDLIKSQQMSPWVKAETEKLNQLLLECRLKITRIQVFFMPVLDYANDLMKIIILGLGGFMLMRQELTLGEITAFLTYSVLLAMPLMQLGRIATIYQRGMVGIQSAQTILNAKVPELDEDRLTELDVESLKGKTFSVRNLSFSYSGEERLILDDISFDIPVGKKVGVLGGIGAGKTTLVNCLNHHLDVPEGAIFLGEKDITSFSRSDLRRYIKTVTQDPYLFSATVEDNIRFGSLDTDLAKSQVDEVLELSQLASDVTRFEHGDQALVGEKGIMLSGGQKQRLSIARALLQPTDLIIMDNVLSAVDYETERKILEGLFKRLENQSVLVVSHRVNALEYMDEIIVLNEGKVIAKGDHATLLKTCDYYYDTWQLQQNETEAAAC is encoded by the coding sequence ATGACTAAAAGACAGTTTATTGCCCATTACTTGCGCATGAATCGCACCTCGTACCTGCTAGCGATTGTGTTCATTTTTCTCGTCAACTGGTTACAAGTAGAGATCCCTCGTTATATTCAATTAGCCATAGATTTAATTGATGATGCCTCTTCAACTGGTCATCAACAGCTTCAAACCTACGTTTGGATTGTGGTGGGTATGTCGGTCGCTATGGTTGTCGTACGGATCCTGTCACGGATCTATGCGTTGAACCCTGGGCGAATCACTGAGGCAGCGCTCAAAACGACACTGTTACAAAAGCTGAATCGTTTACCAAGTAGCTTTCATGAACGCTTCGCTTCAGGCCGTTTAATTTCAATCATCAATAATGACCTTGGCGGGATCCGATTGATGTTCGGCGTGGGCTTTTTGCAGTTCTTCAATGCGTTACTAGCGTTATCACTTACGCCCCTTTATATGTGGCGTATCTCACCAGAATTAACGCTTTACTCGATTATTCCTATCTCAATCGCTTTTGTGATTTTCCGAGTGGGCTTCAAGCGTATGAAAACGCTGCACTTAGAGCACATGAAGCGGCTGCAAAATCTATCTGCTCAGTTGATGAGTTACCTATCAGGGATTGATCTGATCAAGAGCCAACAGATGTCACCTTGGGTGAAGGCGGAAACTGAAAAGCTCAATCAACTGTTGCTTGAATGTCGTCTTAAGATCACTCGTATTCAAGTCTTCTTCATGCCGGTGCTCGATTACGCCAATGATCTGATGAAAATCATCATTCTTGGTCTGGGTGGTTTCATGTTGATGAGACAGGAACTCACACTTGGTGAGATAACCGCTTTCTTAACTTACTCGGTTTTGCTCGCTATGCCATTGATGCAGCTTGGCAGAATCGCCACCATTTATCAGCGTGGCATGGTAGGCATTCAAAGTGCACAAACCATTCTTAACGCCAAAGTCCCAGAGCTGGATGAAGATAGGCTCACTGAGTTAGATGTTGAATCGCTAAAAGGAAAAACGTTTTCCGTTCGCAATCTCAGCTTTAGTTATTCAGGTGAAGAGCGTCTAATTCTCGATGACATCAGTTTTGATATCCCAGTCGGCAAGAAAGTCGGTGTACTTGGTGGAATAGGGGCGGGTAAAACGACATTAGTGAACTGCTTGAACCATCATTTGGACGTTCCAGAGGGGGCGATTTTCCTTGGGGAAAAGGACATCACTAGCTTCTCACGCAGTGACTTGCGCCGTTATATTAAAACCGTGACTCAAGACCCTTACCTGTTTTCAGCAACCGTCGAAGACAATATCCGTTTTGGTAGCTTAGATACTGATTTGGCAAAGAGTCAGGTTGATGAAGTGCTAGAGCTTAGCCAGTTGGCCAGTGACGTGACGCGTTTTGAGCATGGCGATCAAGCCTTAGTTGGTGAGAAAGGGATCATGTTGTCAGGTGGTCAGAAGCAGCGCCTGAGTATTGCTCGGGCCTTACTACAACCCACCGATTTGATCATCATGGATAATGTTCTGTCTGCGGTCGATTATGAAACCGAAAGAAAGATCTTAGAAGGCCTGTTTAAACGATTGGAAAATCAATCGGTTCTTGTGGTTTCACACCGCGTTAATGCCCTTGAATATATGGATGAAATCATCGTGTTGAACGAAGGTAAAGTGATCGCGAAGGGCGACCACGCCACGTTATTGAAAACGTGCGATTACTATTACGATACATGGCAACTACAGCAGAATGAAACGGAGGCAGCAGCATGTTAA
- a CDS encoding putative hemolysin — MKKIGLMAACVVVLGGCANDYAEYSEGQRVSVANPAAVYCVQQDGELDTVTENNQRTTYCVFDDGQRVEQWEYYRNNHEQESEAKSE; from the coding sequence ATGAAGAAAATTGGTTTGATGGCTGCATGTGTCGTTGTATTAGGCGGTTGTGCAAACGACTATGCGGAATATAGCGAAGGCCAACGTGTTTCAGTCGCTAACCCAGCAGCGGTTTATTGTGTTCAACAGGATGGTGAATTAGACACGGTTACTGAAAACAATCAACGCACAACTTACTGCGTATTCGATGACGGTCAACGTGTTGAGCAGTGGGAGTATTACAGAAATAATCACGAGCAAGAATCAGAAGCTAAAAGTGAATAA
- a CDS encoding NUDIX hydrolase, producing the protein MRHLKTTIHPDIDHLDNKTVYKRNAARAIVLDGEDILMLYTERYHDYTIPGGGLDEGEDVIAGMVRELEEETGAKNIHSIKPFGIFEEFRPWYKDDADMMHMISYCYSCKIDRELGETAYEDYEVKNGMKPVWMNIHEAIAHNEKTMAESPKKGMSIERETFLLHLIAKEML; encoded by the coding sequence ATGAGACACCTAAAAACAACCATCCACCCTGATATCGACCATCTAGACAATAAAACAGTCTATAAGCGCAACGCAGCCCGTGCGATTGTGTTAGATGGTGAAGACATTCTGATGCTTTATACAGAGCGTTATCACGACTACACCATTCCTGGTGGTGGTTTGGATGAAGGGGAAGATGTTATTGCAGGCATGGTTCGTGAACTGGAAGAAGAGACGGGTGCGAAGAATATTCACAGCATCAAGCCGTTCGGTATTTTTGAAGAGTTCCGTCCTTGGTATAAAGACGACGCGGATATGATGCACATGATCTCCTACTGCTACTCATGTAAGATCGATCGTGAGCTTGGTGAAACGGCCTACGAAGACTATGAAGTGAAAAATGGGATGAAACCGGTGTGGATGAATATCCATGAAGCGATCGCTCATAACGAAAAAACGATGGCTGAAAGTCCTAAAAAGGGCATGAGTATTGAACGTGAAACGTTTTTGTTGCATTTGATCGCGAAAGAAATGCTTTAG
- a CDS encoding ABC transporter ATP-binding protein: MLKGVDLKYLKHFFKFAKKYKGSAILGIAMLPLSVITSLLFPWLIIQVIDVHLSQGDMDGLLEYVFYLAAVLVASYVVDTTYSYNLRKTGQYTITDMRSVLFARVLQLPRSYFDNTPIGVTLSRLTSDLETIGETFVQSVVGLVKDSINTIALLVMMFFIDWQLTMIVLIIMPPVMYLTVYVRNRLRALYKVTRSSLARGIGFLQEVLFGMKTVQMYRAEEQVEQRYQGYTDEFLTAQKKINKYDAILFSFISGITSITIAIMIWYGSEQVIEGALTLGVLIAFINTLEKVFVPIRDFTSQIASIQSSFAAFDHIEELFVEPTEEEGRNLLPSNEVEKQLEQFVSLEFKNVSFRYKDDAPYVLKNVSFVLEKGHQIALVGSTGSGKSTILRLISKTYQDYEGSILLNGIELSQISSEDSAHLFSMMMQDVHLFEETIQFNIALGKTHLSRTEVEQAARYVYADRFIEQLPLGYDFHLEKNGSNLSVGQTQLISFARAVAQGGQLMMLDEATSSVDSITEDLIQKAMQRLFKEKTVIAIAHRLSTVRHSDAILVLEKGEIVEQGNHQQLVAHNGIYAGLLKEAIVETNDSQVTVV, from the coding sequence ATGTTAAAAGGTGTTGATCTCAAGTATCTCAAGCACTTTTTTAAGTTTGCTAAGAAATACAAAGGCTCTGCGATTCTGGGTATCGCTATGCTTCCTCTTTCTGTCATCACGAGTTTGTTGTTCCCTTGGCTGATCATTCAAGTGATCGATGTTCACCTGAGCCAAGGGGATATGGATGGACTGCTCGAATACGTTTTCTATTTAGCTGCCGTGCTGGTGGCGAGCTATGTGGTGGATACCACCTATTCTTATAACCTGCGTAAAACCGGGCAATACACGATAACCGACATGCGCTCAGTGTTGTTTGCTCGCGTGCTTCAACTGCCACGTAGTTATTTTGATAACACACCGATAGGCGTAACGCTTTCACGATTAACCAGTGACTTGGAAACTATCGGCGAGACGTTTGTTCAGTCGGTAGTAGGGCTAGTTAAAGACAGTATTAATACCATTGCTCTGTTGGTGATGATGTTCTTTATTGACTGGCAGTTAACTATGATTGTGTTGATAATCATGCCGCCAGTGATGTACTTGACGGTGTATGTTAGAAACCGACTTCGTGCTTTATATAAGGTGACCCGTTCTTCGCTCGCTCGCGGTATTGGCTTCCTACAAGAAGTCTTATTTGGCATGAAAACCGTTCAGATGTACCGAGCGGAAGAACAAGTAGAACAACGCTATCAAGGCTATACCGATGAGTTTCTAACTGCGCAGAAGAAGATCAATAAATACGATGCGATTTTATTCTCGTTTATCTCTGGCATTACCTCGATCACTATCGCGATTATGATCTGGTATGGCTCTGAGCAAGTGATAGAAGGGGCACTCACTTTGGGTGTATTGATTGCGTTCATCAACACCTTAGAGAAAGTGTTTGTTCCTATCCGTGACTTTACCTCGCAGATAGCCTCGATTCAGAGTTCATTTGCAGCGTTTGACCATATTGAAGAGTTGTTTGTTGAACCGACCGAAGAGGAAGGGCGTAACCTGCTGCCATCTAACGAGGTTGAAAAACAGCTCGAACAGTTTGTGAGCCTTGAGTTTAAGAACGTGAGCTTCCGCTATAAAGACGACGCGCCGTACGTTCTAAAGAATGTCTCTTTTGTATTGGAAAAAGGGCATCAAATCGCGCTTGTGGGTTCGACGGGGTCGGGGAAGTCGACGATTCTGCGTCTGATCTCTAAAACCTACCAAGACTATGAAGGCAGCATTTTATTGAATGGAATAGAGCTGTCACAGATCTCAAGTGAAGACTCAGCTCATTTGTTCTCAATGATGATGCAAGACGTGCACTTATTTGAAGAGACAATCCAATTCAATATCGCGCTAGGTAAAACGCATTTATCTAGAACTGAGGTTGAACAGGCGGCGAGATATGTTTATGCCGATAGGTTTATTGAACAACTCCCTCTGGGTTATGACTTCCATTTGGAAAAGAATGGCTCCAACTTGTCTGTGGGGCAAACGCAGCTTATTTCATTCGCACGAGCGGTTGCACAGGGTGGTCAATTGATGATGCTTGATGAGGCGACCAGTTCGGTAGATTCAATCACCGAAGACCTTATTCAAAAAGCAATGCAGCGCCTTTTCAAGGAGAAAACCGTTATTGCGATTGCACACCGTTTGAGTACCGTTCGTCACTCGGATGCGATTCTTGTGTTGGAAAAGGGTGAAATTGTTGAGCAAGGAAATCATCAACAGCTGGTGGCACACAATGGAATTTACGCAGGGTTGTTGAAGGAAGCGATTGTCGAAACGAACGATTCTCAAGTTACTGTAGTCTGA